The Anaerotignum propionicum DSM 1682 sequence AAAAAAGCCCATTTGCAAACAAAACAAATGGACTTTTCTATGATAAAATTTTTGTATAACTTCTCAATCAGCAATTTTTATTTAGACCAAAAAAATTTATTCCTCCCAGCCCCAAATTCCCTTTACTTGAGAAAGATCACGAGGGCTGAACATATATTTTTCAATCATTTTAACTGGATGATATGCACGCTTTGCTTTACGCATTCCTTCAATACCCATATCTTCTTCACGGTTAATTAACTCTACTTCCGTGCATTCATTTTTCACATATTGCTGATTAATCATTGGATAGATTCCCTCAAAAGAGGCATCTGCTTTTTCAATATGCACTAATTGTAAATGGGGCTGCAATCTTTCCCCTAGTGTAAAGGCTACAAGTTTATTCTCGATAAAAATTGCGCCTCCCACCAGACCTAGTTCCTCCATATGATTCAAAGCCAAAAGTACAGATTTTCTTTCTTCTTTTAACTCTGCACTGATTTCCTCTTTCTCCTCTTTCCATTGGTCATAAAGAGCAATGCAGTCCTCTATCATAGAAGTTTCCAGCTTTCTATACTCATAGTCAGGGTATAAGGAAAGGAATTTATTGACATGGTTTCTTTTCGCGTGGAGCTTCTTGCCTGACAACGTCTCCAGTTTCTCTCGTTCATACACATAGTCCCATGCAATATCCGTGGGTTGAATAAACAGCTCGGGACAGGCCTTCTGCATCATTTCGTAAAAGGGTGAAGAGACAGAGCGAATTGTTGGCTCAACTCCAACTTTTTTCATATACTCAATGGCATCATAAACTGCCTTACGATAATTAACATTTTCACCATATTTGGGGATGGGTGCCCAGAAATAAATGGGAACTCGTTTGAAATCCAGCTTAATATAAAGCACATTGTCTTTTTCCGCATATTCCATTTTACCATCAGTACCCCAAATAAACATATTTGTAAAGGAAAGGTCAGAACATTCTGCTCCCCAAGGCTTCGTATAGCTCTCAATTAGCTGCTTTTTATCCAATGTGATTGGATAAAACTGAAAAGACACACTTGATGTCTTTATTTCAATATTATTTACAATCTCTTCTTTTTTTTGATTTTTACATAAACATTGTACTCCTGGCATACAATTGCCTCCAATTTTAATATTCATCAATGATATAACATTTACATTTCGGTAAAACCTGTCTAATAGAATCATATCCATCCTGATTCAATATTGTGACAAAAGGGCGAATTTCATCTAAAGATGTATAGCCCATCAAAACACGCAAAAATTGACCTGCCTCCACTTTCATCGCGGGATCATCATCGGTTTTTGTTCCTTTAAAGGTAAAAATACCATTGTTTTCTACAATAATGGGATCAAAAATATCAACCGCAAAGGGACAGTTTATTTCTAATTCTTTTAGAACTTCACCAATATTTGAAACACCGGCTACTCCTTTTGGATAAACATTTTTATCCCACTCAGAAGAAACTTCCACATCAGGAGGTAGTTTCACAGAAACTTGCCGACTCTTTGCAAAAACAAAAATTTCTTTTAACAAAGCATCATAGCATCCGTGGTTCGCCACAGCTTCAGGACATATCACTTCGTTTTCCAATGAGTAGACAAAGGCATAACCTTCTATTGCTGCATTTCTTAAAACAATGCAGATTCCGCCATCTGAAGCATAATCGTCGCACTTGCGTAAAAATTCTACCTCTGTGCGTTTCACTGCCCCGCTGTAACGCCTCCAAATATTTTTTTCATACAAAGGGTATAACTCTCTCCATTGTGCTTTGTCAAGGAAAGATATCTCTCCACCCACCTCAATGGGTTTATTGCCTTGAATATATACAGCATCCGCCACGGGATAATGTCCATATGCAAAATAACTCTCCAATGTGGCTGGGGTATGCACCACTAGGGTTACACCTTTTTGATTCAGTAAATTCATCTCATGGGTAAAAATTTTATGCATATAACCCTTTTTTCTATGGTCGGGGTGGGTGGATACACCGCAAAGCATGGCTCCCGTTAAATCCTTTCCTCGAACACGAATGGTATAGGGTACTCCTTGCATCGCACTTAAAATTTCACCTTCTTTTTCCAAACAAACGGAATATTCCGGATAAAATCTGTTATGAAAAAGCCAATTGCAAAAGGCATCGCTATCCCCAAAACATAATTGCCAAAGGCGATAAAAATCCTTTGCATCTGCTTTCGTAGCTACTCTTACAAATTCATTGTCACCCATATGTTTTCACTCAATTCTAACCCAAAGTATTTTATCAGGTCAATATTTTATCTTATGCCATTAATAGACACTGTTTTTTTATGCAACCAAAGCTTAACTTCTTTTGGATACCATAAGGAAGTTCTAAAATTAGTTTTGTGATGAGCTTCCTATACTATTTTACTAAAGATATTAGAAAAAATCAACTGATAATAATTATCAATAAATAATTTTTTCGATGATTTTTTTGTACACCTTTACAAATTCCTTCTCTTTACAATGACTTTCTATTTCCTTAACAGGTATCCATGCCACATCGGAATTTTCATCTTCTTTTATTCTTAGACTAACTCTTTCATCTGCAATGAAGGCAAAGGTTGCATTAATATGCAAGTGGTTTGGGACATATTCTCCCCTTTTATAATGCGCCGTAACCGAAAGAATATCCAAGGAGAGTATATCCTTTGAATGAGGAACGGCAGCTATGACACCTGTTTCTTCTTGCAATTCCTTTAGTGCAACCGACAATAAATTTCCTTCCCCATCAGCATGACCGCCTACGCATGCCCATGTATCAAAAATATTATGTTTAATCATCAGCACTTTGTCCTTTTTATCATTAAAAACCATGGCTGTTGCTGTTGCATGGGCGAAATGGGAGGTTCGAAAGAGAATCTGGTCACCGCTTTTTTCTAAAAATTCCAATATTACCTGTTTTTCTTTTTCCTCTTCCATAGTATACGGCCGATAAGCCCAAATTGATTGTAATAGATTCATATTAATCCTCCAGAAGACTGCAACCCTCTTGCCAAATTTTTTTAAATGCCGAAGGCAAAGCATACTCGTTTTCTACTGTTTCTTTTGATAACCACAGAAAGTCTTTATTTTCATTCTCCACCTCAACAAAATAACAACTCATGTGCCATTCGATATGGGTAAAAATATGTTTTTGCGCCTTCATATCTTTTATATTGCCAGATAGAATACCCCACTCACTTAATGCCACTGGTAAGGCTTTCTCCTGATTACAATTTGGCAACTGCCAAAGCCCTGACAGGAGTCCTTTTCCATCTCTCTTTTGTAAAGCTATTTTTTTTCTATGCACCAAAAAAAACACCGACAAATATTCCTTAGTCCTTTCTTTTTTGGGGCTTTTCACAGGAAATTGCAATACAGCATTTTTTCTGTAAGCCTGACAATATTTCCTCACAGGGCAAATTTCACATTTGGGATTTCCATTCGGCAAGCAAACTGTTGCCCCAAGCTCCATTAATCCTTGGGTAAAATTCCCCTCATCGCCAGTGGGCATCATCGAAGAAAGTTCTTCCTCCCAAGCTCCTTTGGTGGATGCTAAGGTAATATCCCTTTCATCAGCCGTCAAGCGTGACATCACCCGCAATACATTGCCATCCACCGCCGCATAGGGCAATGAAAACGCAATGGATGCAATGGCACCTGCAGTATATGGGCCAATGCCCTTTAGCTTTCGCAAAGCATGATAATCCTGTGGCAAAGCGCCTCCATATTCATCTACTACCGTTTTTGCCGCTTTTTGCAGATTTCTTACCCTACTGTAGTAGCCTAGGCCCTCCCATAATTTCAGAAGGGTATCCTCTTCGGTATTTGCCAAAGCCTCAATGGTAGGGCATGTCTGCAAAAATCGCTGAAAGTAAGGCTTCACCGCTTCCACACGGGTTTGCTGTAACATAATTTCAGATAACCATATATGATAAGGATTTTTCGTTCTTCGCCAAGGCAAATCCCTTGCATTTTCCTTATACCATTGTATCAATTCCTTTACAATATCCTTAGAATCCTTCATAAAAGCTCCTTACAAAGATAATTATTTATATTCATTTTATCGGATACAAAACAGCTTCATATAAACAGGAAGGATTAATCCCCCCACACTGTTTCCCAAGGTCATAACAAGAATTGCCACAAAACAATGTCCATCCCAAGCTTTGGACAAACTGAAATAAAACATATTTGCAATCACGTGCTCAAAGCCACTTAAAATAAACACCATAACAGGAATAAAAATTGCCAATGCCTTCAATGTTGAGCCTTCTATATTCCGATATGCATCAATCGCAATAAACATTAACATACCGCATAAAATTGCCAAAAGAAAGATACTCATAAAATTAT is a genomic window containing:
- a CDS encoding NUDIX hydrolase, with product MNLLQSIWAYRPYTMEEEKEKQVILEFLEKSGDQILFRTSHFAHATATAMVFNDKKDKVLMIKHNIFDTWACVGGHADGEGNLLSVALKELQEETGVIAAVPHSKDILSLDILSVTAHYKRGEYVPNHLHINATFAFIADERVSLRIKEDENSDVAWIPVKEIESHCKEKEFVKVYKKIIEKIIY
- a CDS encoding GNAT family N-acetyltransferase: MGDNEFVRVATKADAKDFYRLWQLCFGDSDAFCNWLFHNRFYPEYSVCLEKEGEILSAMQGVPYTIRVRGKDLTGAMLCGVSTHPDHRKKGYMHKIFTHEMNLLNQKGVTLVVHTPATLESYFAYGHYPVADAVYIQGNKPIEVGGEISFLDKAQWRELYPLYEKNIWRRYSGAVKRTEVEFLRKCDDYASDGGICIVLRNAAIEGYAFVYSLENEVICPEAVANHGCYDALLKEIFVFAKSRQVSVKLPPDVEVSSEWDKNVYPKGVAGVSNIGEVLKELEINCPFAVDIFDPIIVENNGIFTFKGTKTDDDPAMKVEAGQFLRVLMGYTSLDEIRPFVTILNQDGYDSIRQVLPKCKCYIIDEY
- the mutY gene encoding A/G-specific adenine glycosylase, which produces MKDSKDIVKELIQWYKENARDLPWRRTKNPYHIWLSEIMLQQTRVEAVKPYFQRFLQTCPTIEALANTEEDTLLKLWEGLGYYSRVRNLQKAAKTVVDEYGGALPQDYHALRKLKGIGPYTAGAIASIAFSLPYAAVDGNVLRVMSRLTADERDITLASTKGAWEEELSSMMPTGDEGNFTQGLMELGATVCLPNGNPKCEICPVRKYCQAYRKNAVLQFPVKSPKKERTKEYLSVFFLVHRKKIALQKRDGKGLLSGLWQLPNCNQEKALPVALSEWGILSGNIKDMKAQKHIFTHIEWHMSCYFVEVENENKDFLWLSKETVENEYALPSAFKKIWQEGCSLLED
- a CDS encoding DUF2156 domain-containing protein codes for the protein MPGVQCLCKNQKKEEIVNNIEIKTSSVSFQFYPITLDKKQLIESYTKPWGAECSDLSFTNMFIWGTDGKMEYAEKDNVLYIKLDFKRVPIYFWAPIPKYGENVNYRKAVYDAIEYMKKVGVEPTIRSVSSPFYEMMQKACPELFIQPTDIAWDYVYEREKLETLSGKKLHAKRNHVNKFLSLYPDYEYRKLETSMIEDCIALYDQWKEEKEEISAELKEERKSVLLALNHMEELGLVGGAIFIENKLVAFTLGERLQPHLQLVHIEKADASFEGIYPMINQQYVKNECTEVELINREEDMGIEGMRKAKRAYHPVKMIEKYMFSPRDLSQVKGIWGWEE